Within the Catalinimonas niigatensis genome, the region TAAAGCCCATTCCCCCACTCCTAATACCTATCATTTTATTTATACAGCAGCAATACAATCAATCTCTACCAGAGAATCGCCGGGTACACCGCCATAAGTAGCGACTGTAGTTCTTACCGGAGGATTATTGCCAAAGCGACCACGATAGACTTCGTTCATGGCAGTATAGTCATTAAGGTCGGCCAGATATACATTTACTTTGACTACTTTATCCATAGAAGAACCTGCTTTTTTGAGTTCTTTCTCTAACTCGTTGAGTACGTGGTCGGTATGGGCTTTGATATCCCCTTCAAAGTGAGCGCCCTTGCCTGCAACAAATACAAATCCGCCCTGTTTGACTGACCCTGAAAATAAAGGCACTTCCTGACCGGGCTCAGTATAAGGGCTGAATGTTTCTTTTTCTGAAGAGGTAAGCTCTGCTGTTTTGGCATGAGCGGTGGCTACGCCTATGCCTGCTACACCGGCCACTGAGGCCATCAGTTTCTTGATAAGTGATCTCCGTTGGGTTTTCATACTGTGTTTGTTTTTTATAAATTAATTTATGATTAAAAGCCTAGCTTGTTTTGAATACCATTGCGCCTGTTCATCTAATTACTACAGGGTTGGCAATGCCATTCAGGTCGTAAACAATTTTACCTCCTTTGATGGTCATTTCACATTCTAGCTTCTCCTTCCCTTCTGTTTTGTAGCCAGTATAGTCAAAAAAGCCGAAATCTCCTTTACGTAGATTAAGTATGGCCACATCGGCGATAGCTCCTGGGCTTAAATGACCTAACTCTTCTCTTTGAATTACTTGTGCAGGCTTCCAGGTACTGGCTTCTACCACTGGCTGAAGCTCCATGCCCATTACCAGAAATTTAGACATTACACTCAGCATATCTTTCATGGCATTGTTCATACTCCCGATGTGGATGTCCGTGCTGATGGTATTAGGATAAAACTTGCTCTTTATCGCCGGAATGGCCTGTGAGTAAGCAAAGCTGATCCCCCCGTAACCTACATCGAAAATAATCCCTTTTTTCTGAGCCTCCCATACAAAGGGCTTTACTTTTTTGGTTTGCCTGTCTACAATAGACTCACGGGTACCCAACTCACCAAAAGCATGGGTAAAGATATCGCCGGGGCGCAGATGTTGCATAAAGAGCTCTTCAATAGAAAGGGGAGGGTCACTACCACCGAAGTCAATCATCACAGGAAGCCCTCCGGCAAGATTGCCGGCTTCTACCGCCCGATCT harbors:
- a CDS encoding RidA family protein — protein: MKTQRRSLIKKLMASVAGVAGIGVATAHAKTAELTSSEKETFSPYTEPGQEVPLFSGSVKQGGFVFVAGKGAHFEGDIKAHTDHVLNELEKELKKAGSSMDKVVKVNVYLADLNDYTAMNEVYRGRFGNNPPVRTTVATYGGVPGDSLVEIDCIAAV
- a CDS encoding amidohydrolase/deacetylase family metallohydrolase: MQKLFLLLFCLLYSFSLLAQNYDIVIKDGHLIDPKNSIDEVMDVAISGDTIALIAKKIDAKGARQVVNAKGLYVMPGLIDLHSHNFYGTEPEHAYSNGFSAIAPDGFTFRTGVTTTVDAGGAGWKTFPTFKKQTIDHSRTRVLAFLNIVGEGMRGGVHEQNVSDMDAKMAASVAKQYSDYIVGFKVAHFEGPEWTPVDRAVEAGNLAGGLPVMIDFGGSDPPLSIEELFMQHLRPGDIFTHAFGELGTRESIVDRQTKKVKPFVWEAQKKGIIFDVGYGGISFAYSQAIPAIKSKFYPNTISTDIHIGSMNNAMKDMLSVMSKFLVMGMELQPVVEASTWKPAQVIQREELGHLSPGAIADVAILNLRKGDFGFFDYTGYKTEGKEKLECEMTIKGGKIVYDLNGIANPVVIR